A part of Halomarina litorea genomic DNA contains:
- a CDS encoding IclR family transcriptional regulator, which produces MGQNHRIKTTETVFEIIETLVRLEVANLSEVAAAVEKPRSTVFDHLATLRELGYVVKDQSNYRPSLQFLELGGCIRFDRDIYHVARPELRKLTEETGEPATLGVEENDYAVFLYSVEGEYTTRSTEFDGSHTWLHANALGKVLLAFQPESRVERLVNQYGLSASTENTITDPSELYSELESVRENGYATDIEEGKLGLNGVAMPVFCSDKEPVAAVSVYTGTSLTDIDDFVDRVIEPLQRTTSVIEVNHSFET; this is translated from the coding sequence ATGGGACAGAACCACCGGATCAAAACTACGGAAACGGTGTTCGAAATCATCGAGACGCTCGTCCGATTAGAAGTGGCGAATCTCTCGGAGGTTGCGGCTGCGGTCGAGAAGCCCCGAAGTACCGTCTTCGACCACTTAGCCACACTCCGCGAACTCGGCTACGTCGTCAAAGACCAATCGAACTATCGACCAAGCCTTCAGTTCCTCGAACTCGGTGGCTGTATCAGGTTCGATCGGGACATCTACCATGTGGCGCGGCCCGAATTGAGAAAGCTCACCGAAGAGACAGGAGAACCAGCGACGCTGGGAGTCGAGGAGAATGACTACGCCGTGTTCCTCTACTCGGTAGAGGGAGAGTACACGACCCGCTCGACAGAGTTCGACGGATCCCACACGTGGTTGCATGCGAACGCACTTGGCAAGGTTCTGCTAGCGTTTCAACCGGAATCGCGTGTCGAACGGTTGGTCAACCAGTATGGCCTCTCTGCGAGTACTGAGAACACAATCACGGACCCGTCTGAGCTGTATTCTGAGTTGGAGTCAGTGCGTGAGAACGGCTACGCAACCGATATTGAGGAGGGAAAGCTGGGATTGAACGGCGTCGCGATGCCAGTATTCTGCTCAGATAAGGAGCCAGTCGCCGCGGTTAGCGTCTACACGGGGACTAGTCTCACTGATATCGATGACTTCGTTGACAGAGTCATCGAGCCTTTACAACGGACCACCAGTGTAATCGAAGTAAATCACTCATTCGAAACGTAG
- a CDS encoding enoyl-CoA hydratase-related protein, translating to MGTYDHVGLQKEEDVLTVTFDRPDDLNAVNDLLHEELAQVFRDVYDTEARVVVLTGKGEAFSAGGDINWMKDNLENPENFQKTIREAEEIIQGIVNLEKPIVTKINGDATGLGATLALFCDISLMSNEARIGDPHIKVALVAGDGGAVIWPLLTSMNKAKELLMTGDLISAEEAERLGLVNYAVPPDELDSRTEEMIEKLATGPQTAIRYTKKTLNNWLELGCNIALTEGLALEATGQQHPDHEEAVEAFLEKRRPDFPSGRTPE from the coding sequence ATGGGCACATATGACCATGTGGGGCTGCAGAAAGAAGAGGATGTGCTGACAGTCACGTTCGATCGACCGGACGATCTCAACGCAGTGAACGACCTGCTCCACGAAGAGTTGGCTCAGGTGTTTCGTGACGTATACGATACAGAAGCACGCGTTGTGGTCCTCACTGGCAAAGGTGAGGCGTTCTCGGCAGGCGGGGACATCAATTGGATGAAAGACAACCTCGAGAACCCCGAGAACTTCCAGAAGACTATCCGTGAAGCCGAGGAAATCATTCAGGGAATCGTCAATCTCGAAAAGCCGATAGTCACGAAGATCAACGGAGACGCGACTGGTCTCGGAGCCACGCTCGCACTCTTCTGCGATATCAGTCTGATGAGTAACGAGGCACGGATTGGTGACCCCCACATTAAGGTAGCACTCGTCGCTGGAGACGGCGGAGCCGTGATTTGGCCCCTGCTCACGAGTATGAACAAAGCCAAAGAGTTGTTGATGACGGGAGACTTGATCTCGGCCGAGGAAGCCGAACGCTTAGGCCTCGTAAACTACGCTGTGCCTCCAGACGAACTCGACAGCCGGACGGAGGAGATGATCGAAAAGCTGGCTACGGGGCCGCAAACGGCTATCCGGTACACCAAGAAGACACTCAACAATTGGCTAGAGCTCGGTTGCAACATCGCGCTAACCGAGGGTCTCGCTCTCGAGGCCACTGGGCAACAACACCCGGACCACGAGGAAGCAGTAGAAGCATTCCTCGAGAAGCGTCGACCTGACTTCCCGAGCGG